The following proteins are co-located in the Palaemon carinicauda isolate YSFRI2023 chromosome 3, ASM3689809v2, whole genome shotgun sequence genome:
- the LOC137638022 gene encoding crustacyanin-C1 subunit-like, with amino-acid sequence MKVLLLVLLSVAAALHMVDATTEDFVVPGTCPIVDERSLWALHGRNLWQMDGEWFHHSHTPMPYNPIVDCTRMRWQNIGGGSFRTEATGLDKARAFMRTTGLIYQSPGAPRLTIAHEKSTPAPLVILESDYQNFACLYSCQDFGGNYYGDFGFVYSRTPKLDPAFVQICKDTFAQIGLDTNTFKVTYQGDDCPHSTEKKSVA; translated from the exons ATGAAGGTCCTCCTCCTTGTCTTGCTTTCTGTGGCTGCAGCCCTTCACATGGTGGACGCCACCACCGAAGATTTCGTGGTTCCTGGAACCTGTCCCATCGTCGATGAAAGGTCGCTTTGGGCTTTACATGGGCGGAATCTCTGGCAG ATGGACGGAGAATGGTTCCATCACTCCCATACACCGATGCCCTATAACCCCATAGTCGACTGCACCCGGATGAGATGGCAGAACA TTGGAGGAGGCTCCTTCCGAACTGAAGCCACAGGTCTGGACAAAGCCAGAGCCTTCATGCGCACAACCGGTCTGATATACCAAAGCCCGGGTGCACCACGCCTCACCATCGCCCACGAGAAAT caACACCAGCTCCTTTGGTCATCCTCGAATCGGACTACCAGAATTTTGCTTGTCTCTACTCGTGTCAGGACTTCGGAGGAAACTATTACGGCGACTTTGGATTCGTCTACTCAAGGACCCCCAAACTGGATCCGGCATTCGTCCAAATCTGCAAAGATACCTTTGCACAAATTGGTTTAGACACCAATACCTTCAAGGTGACCTACCAGGGAGACGATTGCCCGCACTCCACCGAAAAGAAATCTGTGGCTTAA